The uncultured Paludibaculum sp. sequence AAGCGGCCGCCCTACCTTCACCAGCGGCCGCAACAGAAGGGGCGAGGAGATCGGGAGCCGGAGAGGCGGCTCCCGATCCAGGCAACTGTCAGGACTGCTTCTTCACCGGAGGCGGGAAGTTCTTCAGCAGCTTCTCGGCACCGGCCTGAATGGTCTTCTGCCACTTCTCCGGCTTCATGTTGGGATCCAGGGTCTTCGACGCGACACCCCGCCAGACCAGTTCATGCTTCTCCCGGTCATAGATGTCGAGGGCAAACTCGCCCACCCGGATGGTGGAGGTCTCAGCCGTCGTGATGCCAGGACCGTAGCCGTACCAGCGGCGTCCCCAGCCACGGCCATAGCCCCAGCCGCTGTCGAACGCAGTGATCTGCTTTTCGTTGCGCGTCGACGGCTCATAAATCAGCAGCAGGTCGGTGCTGCCCCCTTCCTGCCGGACAAGGCCCTTCTTGGTCATCTCGGAGTCAACCGCCTCCCGCAACTGGCGGTCGGTGATGGAATCCAGCTTCTCCGCCGCCCGGCTCTGGCCCCATTTGTAGGTCTTGAATTGTTTGAAGTTGGTGCCTTCGGCGTAGTTGTACCGGACATCCTGCGCGAAGCTCGCCGTAGTGAGGCAGGCCAGCGCCAAAATTGTATTTCTGAGGTTCATGGATTCGCTCCTGTTGATCTGGGCGCCATTACTCGCGCCTTCACCTGTATCTGGGGTGATTCGGGGGGTGAAACTGATCACGACGGGACTGCTTACCTGAAGGAAGTCTGTTTCCAGTGCAGGATACTAAGCCGGATGGAACAGCTCGTCGAGCCAATCCAGCACCTTCCGATTCAGCAAAGTCCGATTCATCATCTCGCAATGATCCCCCGCCCCCTCGCTGGCGCCGAACCGCATGAGCGCCTTGGGGGAGCCGAGGACGTCGAAGAATGCGGAAGTACCGGAGGCAAGTGAGTCATTTTCAGCCCTGGTCAACAACGTTGGACAACGAATAAGTTCCGCGCGGCCATCCATCGTGAAACGTTCCGCCGAAATCAGGTAATCACGCAAGTTATCTACGCCGTGGACCCAATACCCTCTTTGAACGACCTTCCAACGCAGTGCGGGATTGCTGTTGATGATCCTATCCATGCGATCGAGCAATGGCTGTTCCAGCGCGCCGAGGTCAGCAGCGGCCTCAGGGGCGACATCGAGCGTGTGAACGGCGAAGTCTCGAAACATCCCGCAGATACTCCAGATCCCGGGGTCGGCAATCAATGCGGCGATGCGATGTTCGCCCGAGGCAGCTCGCGGCGCGAGGTGGCCGCCCAGGCTCCACCCACTCAATGCAATCTGCTCAGTCCGGATGTTCGGCAAGCTAAGTGCAAAGTCCACCACAGCCGCAACGACCGTTTCCCAATCCGGACGCAGACAGATGCTGTGCTCGTAGAGCATTTCGCCTTGGCCTGGTC is a genomic window containing:
- a CDS encoding alpha/beta hydrolase, producing the protein MNAGNAATKDKPLGYLFRNDLYDGFGTWPLGYIPYGGADFGEVQAVVQAIGDGGDAAYYSAWTSVAAHLEADAAEAEQKGRIHSARELYLKASAFYATSYHPIYGDPVDPRLLTAFRKQVETLDKGLGLLAQPVAPMRIPFEETSMPAYLIPALGLEREARPLIIFTNGYDGTITDMYFASAVAASRRGYHCLLFDGPGQGEMLYEHSICLRPDWETVVAAVVDFALSLPNIRTEQIALSGWSLGGHLAPRAASGEHRIAALIADPGIWSICGMFRDFAVHTLDVAPEAAADLGALEQPLLDRMDRIINSNPALRWKVVQRGYWVHGVDNLRDYLISAERFTMDGRAELIRCPTLLTRAENDSLASGTSAFFDVLGSPKALMRFGASEGAGDHCEMMNRTLLNRKVLDWLDELFHPA
- a CDS encoding DUF4136 domain-containing protein, whose amino-acid sequence is MNLRNTILALACLTTASFAQDVRYNYAEGTNFKQFKTYKWGQSRAAEKLDSITDRQLREAVDSEMTKKGLVRQEGGSTDLLLIYEPSTRNEKQITAFDSGWGYGRGWGRRWYGYGPGITTAETSTIRVGEFALDIYDREKHELVWRGVASKTLDPNMKPEKWQKTIQAGAEKLLKNFPPPVKKQS